A genomic stretch from Chitinophaga agri includes:
- a CDS encoding RagB/SusD family nutrient uptake outer membrane protein, giving the protein MKKNTTFQYISICLLLILVSSCSKFLDQVPNDRQTIEEVFQKKRPSEEYLANIYNYVRDESDQWNGNPWTGNCDEINVAWAKWTIYQVNIGNFSPGTAPFYTWQSYYNGIRSATYFINHIDGNKEILALDGQKLIDQYKGEARFLRAWFYFMIIRQYGPAVLLGDNELPADAPSADMMLPRNTFDECVDYIAAELDKAATALPLVPASDRDYGRATKGAALAIKSRLLLYAASPEYNGNTAFASFVNTAGKPFISQAPDRERWKKAADAAKAVIDLNLYRLYEDPSGDPVKSYRGIHLMPWNDECIFVRKDNDLWNWDYNCSLRSAGGWNGISPVQEMVDAYFMKDGLPISKSPLYTETGFTNGVHNMYLNREPRFYASILYNGAKYKGGAITQDSITVDMTYSGKDGKKNGGEDYSHTGYLVAKNVSPETNRLAGISNSRPYVLIRLGEIYLNYAEALAEYGGNDAEALKYLNLIRKRAGIIEYGSGEMPTLHGAELIEMIRAERRIELAFECHRWFDVRRWKIVKSIMTDLHGMNVNKDGTEFYQRVIADTRAWKDAYYWFPLSQYEMDRGLKLVQNPGW; this is encoded by the coding sequence ATGAAAAAAAATACCACCTTTCAATATATAAGCATCTGTTTGCTGTTAATACTTGTATCGTCCTGCTCTAAATTTCTGGACCAGGTCCCCAATGACAGACAAACCATCGAAGAAGTATTTCAGAAGAAAAGACCTTCTGAAGAATACCTGGCGAATATCTACAACTACGTCCGCGATGAAAGTGACCAATGGAACGGGAATCCGTGGACGGGCAACTGTGATGAGATCAATGTGGCCTGGGCTAAATGGACTATCTACCAGGTGAATATCGGCAACTTCAGTCCGGGTACAGCGCCATTCTACACGTGGCAGTCTTACTACAATGGCATACGTTCGGCTACGTATTTTATTAATCATATTGATGGGAATAAAGAAATACTGGCGCTGGATGGTCAAAAGCTGATCGACCAGTATAAAGGAGAAGCGCGCTTCCTGCGTGCGTGGTTCTATTTCATGATCATACGTCAGTATGGGCCGGCAGTACTGCTGGGAGATAATGAGCTCCCGGCAGATGCCCCATCAGCAGATATGATGCTGCCACGCAATACCTTCGATGAATGTGTCGACTACATCGCAGCAGAACTGGATAAGGCAGCAACTGCATTACCCCTGGTACCAGCCAGCGACCGCGATTATGGCAGGGCGACCAAAGGAGCAGCACTGGCGATCAAGTCCAGACTCCTGTTGTATGCCGCAAGTCCGGAATATAACGGGAACACCGCATTTGCATCATTTGTGAATACAGCGGGAAAGCCTTTCATCTCTCAGGCGCCTGACCGGGAGCGCTGGAAAAAAGCGGCAGATGCGGCAAAAGCAGTCATTGACCTTAACCTGTATAGATTGTATGAAGACCCTTCCGGCGACCCGGTGAAGTCTTACCGGGGTATTCATTTAATGCCATGGAATGACGAATGTATTTTCGTGCGTAAAGATAATGACCTGTGGAACTGGGATTACAACTGTTCGCTACGCTCCGCCGGCGGATGGAATGGCATCTCTCCTGTGCAGGAAATGGTGGACGCCTATTTCATGAAAGATGGACTGCCCATTTCAAAATCACCGCTCTACACGGAAACAGGCTTTACCAATGGCGTGCATAATATGTACCTGAACCGGGAGCCACGCTTCTATGCATCCATCCTGTACAATGGTGCGAAATATAAAGGTGGTGCCATTACACAGGATTCTATCACCGTTGACATGACCTATTCCGGTAAGGACGGGAAGAAAAACGGAGGCGAAGATTATTCCCACACCGGTTACCTGGTGGCGAAAAATGTGTCTCCCGAGACCAACAGGCTGGCAGGCATTAGTAACAGTCGTCCCTATGTGCTGATACGTCTGGGTGAGATCTATCTCAACTATGCAGAAGCATTGGCTGAATATGGCGGCAATGATGCAGAAGCACTGAAATACCTTAACCTGATCCGCAAGAGAGCGGGTATTATCGAATATGGCAGTGGTGAGATGCCGACCTTGCATGGCGCGGAACTGATTGAAATGATCCGGGCTGAGCGACGTATTGAACTGGCGTTCGAATGTCATCGCTGGTTTGACGTGAGGAGATGGAAGATCGTAAAATCCATCATGACAGACCTCCATGGTATGAACGTAAATAAAGATGGTACGGAATTCTATCAGCGGGTGATAGCCGATACACGCGCGTGGAAAGACGCTTATTACTGGTTCCCGCTATCACAGTATGAAATGGACCGCGGTCTTAAACTCGTACAGAATCCGGGTTGGTAA
- a CDS encoding SusC/RagA family TonB-linked outer membrane protein: MKLTAFLLLVTFLHVNAVGYSQKVSLSVRNKSLQEIFPELTRQTGISIFYKEVLMKHTSPVTIQVNGASLTEVLDLLTRDQPVSYSLEGGNVFIRLRAVSHASLPPVADTPRLTISGRVVDAAGLILPGATVLNKRSGKVVPTNDQGRYSIGANVGDSVQFSYIGYSQQTIAIRDQLTINIVLEAKSGSVKDIVVVGYGRQKRISLIGAQSSIKAEDLKIPSANLTNAIAGRVAGVIGVQRSGEPGYDGSQIYIRGISTFTNSSPLVLVDGVERTFNNIDPEDIASFTILKDASATAVYGVRGANGVILIETKKGKQGKPQVNVQLNQGITQFTKTPQFADGVTYLRMANEAYANTNPRATPLYSEEKIQKTADGSDPDLYPNVNWMKEMFNKYGYNRRVNLNASGGSERATYYLSAGYYNETGLYKTDELAQYNSAIRFTRYNFTSNLTLQVFKNTKVDFGASGWISDGNYPGKGTGDIWNAAYIMPPTIIPVKYSNGLIPQVRGEEANPYDMLTQSGYVNNTNSQLWSNARITQDLSPLLKGLSMYGMFSFDNYNYHQISRTKTVDTWFATNRDAAGNLVFEQTRVGSSYLGYTRNNNGSRQFYSEAAINYNSSFGKHDVTGMLLYNQSDRTDAFAGNFIDAIPYRYQGVAARATYGYDERYLLELNLGYNGSETFSKNARFGFFPSYGVGWVASNERFFQPIKQTIQFLKFRGSYGIVGNSSIGGRRFAYISTVATTTGYSFGKNTNNNYGGLDVGDYAVDVTWERAKKTNVGVELRTLKEALSVTADLFMENRDGIFRQRGDLPNYSGIQRAPYGNLGAVKNKGVDATITFNKQLTKDLYFEFRGNFVWNRAIVKEDANARWPYSWQQVIGRKLGQRFGLTALGLFQSREEIANSPVQTGDIQPGDIRYQDLNGDGRIDNYDQGPIGYGSIPEIVYGFGPSFTYKGFSVGTWIKGISNVDISLNGEGLQPFQKEGSRGNLYSNITDRWTPDGDNRHPWYPRLTYPSTSNSNYSNSTWWIKNGAFLRLQNVEVSYTLQNKRWLNNHGISNFRVYAVGYNAATFSSFKLWDVELGDGKGAQYPLLKTYSFGIDCRF; this comes from the coding sequence ATGAAGTTAACGGCTTTTTTACTCCTTGTGACTTTCCTGCACGTCAATGCGGTAGGCTATTCGCAAAAGGTCTCACTCTCTGTCCGCAACAAAAGCCTCCAGGAAATATTTCCTGAGCTGACACGACAGACAGGCATTTCTATCTTCTATAAAGAAGTGCTTATGAAGCATACCTCGCCTGTTACTATACAGGTGAACGGTGCCAGTTTAACAGAGGTCCTGGACCTGCTCACCCGGGATCAGCCTGTCAGCTATTCGCTGGAAGGGGGGAACGTATTTATCAGACTCCGCGCTGTCAGTCACGCGTCGCTGCCGCCTGTCGCCGATACGCCCAGACTGACTATCAGCGGTCGTGTAGTAGATGCCGCAGGCTTAATACTACCCGGCGCCACGGTCCTGAACAAAAGAAGCGGGAAGGTCGTGCCCACCAATGACCAGGGACGATACAGTATCGGGGCCAACGTTGGCGACTCTGTACAGTTCTCGTATATCGGCTACTCCCAGCAAACCATCGCTATCCGCGACCAGCTGACCATTAACATCGTACTGGAAGCAAAAAGTGGTAGTGTGAAAGATATCGTCGTGGTCGGATATGGGCGCCAGAAGAGGATCAGCCTGATCGGCGCACAGTCTTCCATTAAAGCGGAAGACCTGAAGATCCCATCGGCCAACCTGACCAATGCCATCGCCGGCCGTGTAGCAGGTGTCATTGGTGTACAACGTAGCGGAGAACCAGGCTACGATGGTTCGCAGATATACATCCGGGGTATCTCTACTTTTACCAACAGCAGTCCACTGGTACTCGTAGATGGCGTGGAAAGGACGTTCAATAATATCGACCCGGAAGACATTGCCAGCTTTACCATTCTGAAAGATGCTTCCGCTACGGCGGTATATGGCGTGCGTGGCGCCAACGGCGTTATCCTGATCGAAACTAAAAAAGGTAAACAGGGCAAACCGCAGGTCAATGTGCAGTTGAACCAGGGTATCACCCAGTTCACGAAAACACCGCAGTTCGCAGATGGTGTCACTTACCTCCGCATGGCAAATGAAGCCTATGCCAATACCAACCCACGTGCCACTCCGCTCTATTCGGAAGAGAAAATACAGAAGACTGCCGACGGCAGTGATCCGGATCTTTATCCGAACGTCAACTGGATGAAGGAAATGTTTAACAAATACGGGTATAACAGAAGGGTCAACCTGAATGCCAGCGGTGGATCAGAAAGAGCTACCTATTATCTGTCTGCAGGCTATTACAACGAAACCGGTTTATATAAAACAGATGAACTGGCACAGTATAATTCGGCCATCAGATTTACCCGCTACAACTTTACCAGTAACCTCACCTTACAGGTATTTAAAAATACAAAAGTAGATTTTGGCGCCTCCGGCTGGATCTCCGACGGCAACTATCCCGGCAAAGGGACCGGCGATATCTGGAATGCTGCCTATATCATGCCGCCGACCATCATCCCCGTCAAATATTCCAATGGTCTCATTCCTCAGGTACGCGGTGAAGAAGCGAATCCCTACGACATGCTCACGCAAAGCGGTTATGTCAACAATACAAACAGCCAGCTGTGGTCAAACGCACGCATCACACAGGATTTAAGTCCGCTGCTGAAAGGCCTGTCCATGTACGGCATGTTCTCTTTTGACAACTACAACTATCACCAGATCTCCCGCACTAAAACAGTGGATACGTGGTTTGCGACCAACCGCGATGCTGCCGGAAACCTGGTATTCGAGCAAACCCGCGTTGGCTCCAGCTACCTCGGCTACACCAGGAACAACAACGGCAGCCGCCAGTTCTATTCTGAAGCGGCAATTAACTATAACAGCTCCTTCGGCAAACACGATGTGACCGGCATGTTATTATACAACCAGAGCGATCGTACCGACGCATTTGCCGGCAACTTCATTGATGCCATTCCCTACCGCTACCAGGGCGTTGCTGCAAGAGCAACCTATGGATATGATGAGCGCTATCTACTGGAACTGAACCTCGGTTATAATGGCTCTGAGACATTCAGTAAGAACGCCCGCTTTGGTTTCTTCCCTTCTTATGGTGTAGGATGGGTAGCCTCCAATGAACGTTTCTTTCAGCCCATCAAACAGACCATACAGTTCCTGAAGTTCCGTGGTTCCTATGGCATCGTGGGTAACAGCAGCATTGGCGGTCGTCGTTTTGCGTACATTTCAACCGTGGCGACTACGACAGGATACTCCTTTGGTAAGAATACCAACAACAATTACGGCGGGCTCGATGTGGGCGACTATGCTGTCGATGTAACCTGGGAACGTGCAAAGAAGACCAACGTGGGCGTAGAACTGCGTACATTGAAGGAGGCATTATCCGTCACTGCCGATCTCTTCATGGAAAACCGGGACGGCATATTCCGTCAACGTGGCGACCTGCCTAACTATTCAGGCATTCAGCGGGCACCCTATGGTAACCTCGGTGCGGTAAAGAACAAGGGGGTAGACGCGACCATTACATTCAATAAACAACTGACCAAAGACCTGTACTTCGAATTCCGTGGCAACTTCGTATGGAACCGTGCTATTGTGAAGGAAGATGCTAATGCACGCTGGCCGTACTCCTGGCAGCAGGTGATAGGACGCAAACTGGGACAACGTTTCGGATTAACGGCTTTAGGACTGTTCCAGTCCAGAGAGGAAATTGCCAACAGCCCGGTTCAGACAGGCGATATACAGCCCGGTGATATCAGGTACCAGGACCTCAACGGCGATGGTCGTATTGACAACTATGACCAGGGACCTATTGGTTATGGTTCTATTCCTGAGATCGTCTATGGCTTCGGCCCATCTTTCACCTATAAGGGGTTCAGTGTTGGCACCTGGATCAAAGGTATCAGCAATGTAGATATATCACTTAATGGTGAGGGGTTACAACCATTTCAGAAAGAAGGCTCCAGAGGGAATCTCTACAGTAACATCACCGATCGCTGGACACCGGATGGTGATAACCGACACCCATGGTACCCGCGGCTCACCTACCCTTCCACCTCAAACTCCAACTATTCCAACAGCACCTGGTGGATCAAAAATGGGGCATTTCTGCGCTTACAGAATGTGGAAGTTAGCTATACGCTACAAAACAAACGCTGGCTGAACAATCATGGCATCAGCAACTTCAGGGTCTATGCAGTAGGCTATAATGCCGCTACCTTCAGCAGTTTCAAGCTGTGGGACGTGGAGCTCGGAGATGGTAAAGGCGCGCAGTATCCTTTGCTGAAAACATACAGCTTTGGCATCGACTGCCGGTTCTAA